The sequence TCGGTTCCTAATCCCCCCatctatttttagtatttttactacttttttttttacccTCCAATTTCTTTTCTCATATACCCCTTTCTTCTCCATATCTCAAAATTTtgtccattttcttcttttctctctctaCTTCCCATCTCTCTCTAGTTCTTGAATCTCCTCCTTTGGGTTTACGATCGGGTTTTCACGGTCGAAGAGTGTTTTTAATGAGTAAATTGTTAATGAATTAGGTCGAATTCTCCTTTACAGGGTTTCGAATTCTAATCCAACAAGAAAAAACAATTCGATCgctgttttcttttcttcttctttccgaattagggtttttaattcaTGGGTTTCGTCGATTCGTGATAATATTTCGAGGGTTTGGTTTGATTCGTATAAAGGTTCGCTCTTGATTCTTTCTTCTTGAATTTGATTGTTTTTTTAGGTTATTAATGGAAATTGGTTAGGTTTTTGTTGATATTGGTAtcgatttgattgatttttttgggttctggtggtggtgggagtTAAGGAGGATTATTAAGTTTTCAAAAACAAGAAACTCAGTGAAAATTTTGGTGCTTTGTTTTTAATATGCTAACCGAAATCGAGGGTTATTCTTGTGATGtttaaaatctagggttttgatttatTATTATATAGTGTGAGAAATATTCTATAATCTATATAGGATGACCTTGAATTTTTCACGGCGTCCATTGGAAGAGAATTCGGGGATTAGAATCGGTAGTTACGCTATGGATGGAGGATTTTCAGAGAAGAATGTGGGAGTAGATGGGTATGTACGAGCTCACCACTGTCATCATGATGCTTGGGATTTTCTTGGGAATTCTTTTGATTCTGGAAAAGATATAAGGGGTGGTGGCGACTGGGTGAATTCGCTTGATCGTGCTGACATTCTTGATATCTTACCTGCAGATCCTTTTGGCATGAGTGCAACTTTTACAGCAGCAATTACCGGATGGATTGAAGATTTTGAAACTTTCGAAACTGATAGTTTGAGTTTTATCTGGAATAGTGCTATGAAGATTCATTCGGATAATGAGGGGGGGATGATGAATGAGAGATTAAACAATTCATCTTGTAGATTTGGGGAGAGAACTGGGGAGGAGTTTTTGAGTTTGGACAATGGTGATTCTGGGTTTGATAGCAATCATAGAGAAGCTTCTGGGGAGATTGCTAGTGCTATGGATATAGATGGAGGATGTCCTGAGGGTTTACTGTTTGCCCTTAGCTATCTGAATTCACAGGATCTTCTGTCTGTCGAAAGGGTCTGCAAATTATTGCGCTCAACTGTTCAGGGTGATGCTCTTTTGTGGAGGGATATTCATATTGATCAGCCATTGAGTGAGCGGATTACAGACGATGGTCTTCTTCAACTAGCTAGCAGGGCTCAAGGAAGCTTGAGAACTCTGAGTCTGGTGAAATGTTCTAGGATAACAGATGATGGTCTGAAACGTGTGCTTGAAAGCAATCCAACATTAATCAAGGTTAGCATCTAAAACCTCTTTAGTCTGATATTGAAAATAGTTTGTGGCATTGGATCCCGTGTTAATGTTTCTGCATGCTCACTGTAGATTTTTAACTGTTAATGAAATTAGTTTTTGTGTTGCTTTACCTGGGCATCTGCTTCGGTTATTAATTGATGTATATGTACAAACTAGTCATTGTTGCTTGTTTATGTTGGCCATTTTGTTCCTTCAACTACGGGGTTGATTTATTGGTGAGTTTCCACAAGCTGACTTAGTCTTTTTGTCTCTGTAGCTGAATGTCCCAGGATGTACAAAACTAACCGTTGAGGGGATCGTGGAAAGCTTGAAGACTTTCAAGTCTACTAGTACACCAGGGATTAAACAGCTAAGAGTTGGTGGACGTTATGACGTGACACAGATACACTTCGAAGAGTTGATGTCCTTGATAGGTGCGGACGGTTGCAAAGAGAAGTCTAATGTTCTCAAGCCAAGGTTCTATGGTCAGTATTCCCTACCTTGTGATGATGATTGTGCCATGGATATTGAGGCTTGCCCGAAATGTCAGATGTTCCGGATGGTTTACGATTGTCCAGCAGAGAGCTGCCAAGGTAAAAAGATGGAATCTCAGTTATGCAGAGCATGTAAGTTTTGCATTTTACGGTGTTATCAATGTGGTCGGTGCATCAATGGCATCGAATATGAGGAAACATTTTGTTTAGAGCCGCTTTGCTCAGGTTGCTGGAAGCAGGTCATGAACTGCCAAGAGACCAGATACTGTCTTCGTCTTTATGGCTAGGGGCATATACCAACAGCTTTAGTTTGGATAACAAAGCTCAAATGcagccatgttttttttttctgtgctTCCTAGTCAGCAGGTTATCGCTTCAggtttttgatagatttcagctGTAGAGTGTAGAAGATTAGTCTTACCTTGGGTAACCACTGGTTACTAATGGTTTGCTCGGAAGGCAATTGACTCAACAAAAATTATAcaaaaagtaaaaagaagaaaacaaaaaaaaaaaattgtacataGAAGTAAGCAAAACTTAGGGTGGTGTGGGGGGAGAGGTATCACAATCTGGATCTCGCAAGGAACTGACTTTTTAATCGTATTTCATTTGTTACGACAAAAGAATTCTACTGGATCAGATGTTTTGGCAGTGGAGTTTGCAGATTTTTAACATCTAgtgaaatggaaaaaaaaaaaaaaaaaaaaggaaaaataacaaaaagaagaaaGTTCTTTATAATTGAGATTGAATTTTGAATGTTGCTGGTCTGGAGGGGGCACATTTGTTCAGTAGCATGAAGTTACAAGGTTATATTAATTGAAAACAGAGAGGAGCAAAAATTCTGGGTGGCAATGAAAGATAGAAAAGGATTTGTATAGAGTACAACAAGTTACTCGCTAATAATGATACATCAAAATTGGCGAAAGATTACAAGTTGTtcgttaaaagaaaaataaaagagcaAAGCATGCCCTACTTTTTCGTGGCTATAGCTTAAAACTTATTCCAACATCTCACTTGAATCCACACTCTAGTTTTCTGTGCTTCGTTTCTGGTGTAGGCTCTTCAGGTTGGAGCTAATGCCTTTTTATGGCCACTGTTACCATTGGAGTAGTTAATGTTGCTGCGATTGCGATGGTGCATGGTCAATTGAGCTGGAAGAAGTTTTTCCTCAGTTGGAGTTTAAAATTTGTAGGTTCGTTGGTACATCCATGATGGCAACTCTGTTGTGGTGCAGATTAGAAGAGTGATTGGCATGAAGAATCCTTTTTGGCTAGTCAATAGCAGGTTTTCTCTGTACCTGTGCTCCAGGATTCACTAAGCCAGGGGTTTTATTGGATGGTCCATGCAATCTTGTATGCTCACACATATTTCACGTATCCAAGTTTGGAGTCATCGATTTCTTTGTCTTCTGTTTGCtgattttctatcctagtacacGTTTCTGAAGTACTGAAGCAACATTAACTTTGGGAAAAGTGTCTTCTGGTTGTTCCCCTAATCCGCTTAGTAGATATTAACTAGGAGAGACTGAGTACCAGAGGGAGATAAGAGTACCAAAAAAACTGATCATGAAGTTAAGACAGATTTAGAAACAAGAAGACGTGTTCTTTCGATGACGAAGTACCGGGTAAGCTCAAATCAACAGTCTGATGTTTTATAATTTGTGCTTGCTCTATGCTAtctattttttgatattttatgaaCTGTGAATTATAATGAGATATTTTAGTTTATCAATGCTACTGTGATTGTGATTTTAACTTTGCAATTGTATGTTTCTAATTGGGTGTTAGCCTAAACCACAGACGAAAAAATAAGTTAGTTGGGTTTTCTTTTAATGAAATGATTCCTATTGCGTTAGTTGGTATAAGTTTGTTCGGTGCAAATCTTGGATTATTTTTGGGAATATGAACATGAACTGAGTTTTCTGTTTAGCTGTGGTCGTGGCAAGTTTACTCTGTTTTATGTATTTCAACTAGTCACATATTTGAGCAAAGGGGTTCTAGTCTATTTAAGGGCCAGCGAATCTAAGATACCGAGATGCAAGCACAAATATGATTCTTACTTCATATGAatgtatatggttttgatgtctaAGTTCAGGGCTTTATAGATCAATAGGGATTAGATGATGTGATTGGAAGTAGCCAGAAATGTGTAGAATATCCGCTCTTCATTTAGCTTTTAGCCCATTAATTTTACTGATCAACAAATTTAGCTTTTAGTCCATTAATTTTACTGCTCAACAAATTGATAATGCATAATGTAATGATATAATATTGAAATCCATATCAGAAAGCGGCACTTGACACATGAAAGACTAGAGTAGCAGCTAACTACCTCGGGGAGCTAGGTTTCCTCCTTTCTGTCAAGTCTTGTATCAAATAATTGGATAACTGTGGATTTGaactaggaaacaatgttgtgTGATTAAGTAATCTTAAATGGCCATGACTGAATCCCACGTTGTACGATGAGTCTGATTTGAATAAATGTAGGTAGATAAAGCGGAGGTGTTGTTCGTCAATAGCTTTCGATAGAAATTTATAAAAGATCAAAATTCTTTAGCCTTTGTTGAAAGGAGTGTATTCACATCGTAAAGGTGTGATGCTTATTCTGCTTTTGGCTTTTAAATTTTAGATGTCCTTAGTTATGCTTCCCGGTGGTGAAGCATCTGTTTTGGTATGCAATAAATGACCAGAACATATCTTCTGGAATTCCAAAAAAATGAACTATGTAGAAGAGGCTAGGAAACTTTAAGCTGAAACATATCTTGACCTGGACTAATTAGCATGGCtgggaaaattttcagaaaagagACAACCTTGTCATTGGGTATGCAAAGGGAGGATGTTTCAATTACTGGGGTATGCCTCGGAGGAGGTAGAAAGCAAAAGCAGCCGCAGCTGGTGTATACCTCGGAGGAAGTAGAAGCCAAAAGGCAGCAAAGCAGCTACAGCTGTTAAATGTGCAATGCGTATGGCTCGGAAGAGGTAGAAAGCAAAAGCAACAGAGCAGCTACAGCTGATCTATGCCTTGGAGGAGGTAGAAGGCAAAAGGCAGCAAAGCAGCTACAGCTGTTAATTGTGCAATGGGGATTCTGCATCCAGGTGAAACATAGAAGGGGACTGCCCGAAAGTGCTAAATTATTTGTATGGTGATGAAGAGTAGCTGTATTTGATGATAGGGTAAATTAGTGCTTGATGAAATGGAAGACATAGTTATAAACAGCTCTGCACAAAAAGTGTTTATGTTTCGGTCATGTTTACCTAAACAGGGGCACCTTGTTCTTGTCAGGGCTTTACGTGTTTTGACAACCCCTAGGTTATGGAAATGCAGTTTCCTCAACATAATAAACACACTTTCATTTTTCTTAAGATATTACTATTTGGATGAGTACTTCAACCTTGGTTTTTATTTGGTAGGGGGTTTATGGAGGGACAAAatcgaaggaaaaatattttttaggGAAGTTGTTTTAAATTCCCCGTGGGTTATATCCCATTGGGTCTAACCTACGGGATAGACCATGGTATAACCCACGGTCACCGTAGAGTTACTCATATGTAGACCGATGAACCATAGAAGAAACCTACGGGATAGACCATGGTATAACCCACGGTCACCGTAGAGTTACTCATATGTAGACCGATGAACCATAGAAGAAAAAAGAGCAAGACCCTCTTTTCTCTTCCGGAAAATGGGTCATATGACCAAAGCCCATAAAGTGTGAGAGTAATGGATTTGTAAAATGTAGGGAGTAATGGATTTGTAAAATGTaggtctgggtgaaaaagacataagAAATATTAGTCATATATACCCTTTATTTTAAACTTTTTTCTTTATCTTATTCTTTTCTTTCctaattattttctcccattctaATTAAAATTAATCGCGAGAAAGGCCTTAACATCCAAAATATAAGtcggattttaataaaatttatatttttagaAAGGGCTCGAAAATCTCTACAAAAAAAGatccattgttgatatgaaattcgaaaaaaaaaaggtttaaatCCGACCGATAATACATTATGCACTCAGGTGCAATCTGACCAAAATTTATTTCCTATAAAAttatgcattatgcacccaggtgcaacttggccaaaatttatttcctataattatatgcattatgcacccaggtgcaacctgACCAAAAATTAATTTCTATAAGAATATGCTTTATGCACCCAAGTGCATCTTGTGTACTTCATGGATAAATCTAGGGTTTATCCTACTAATCACCCGTAACACAACAAAAATCATTAGTTCATGATCTAAAAACAATAAATGTAGCACCATTACCATTATATTCACCATTAAAACAtcaaccaaaaagaaaaataggaggaacaacaaaaaaatttcaaGAAAAATACATTATGCACTCGGATGCATCTAGACTAAACTTATTTTTCTGTCAAAATATACATTATGCACTCATGTACATTTTGTGTCTTTCGTGGTTAAATCTATGTTTAACATAGTGATCACCTACAatttatcatccacaaactaaaATTCTTAATCCAAGATCTCAAGCAATAAAATTCACCACCGTTACCAAATTAATGTGAGCAACCTTTATGTTGCTTTTTTGGACCCAAACGCACCCAAAGGACGactctttgattgttgatttccaTCGTTGCCTGTAATTGCTACTTGAGATATACGAGACTCTGGTTTCAATCCAGGAACATGGGGGTTTTATCTTTTGTGCCCCGCAATccagaaagaaaaaataattaattcCTTCAAACTTTACATGAATTAGAGATACGGCAGCCTCACGCAGTAGCAGTTGTTGGTTAGATTCTTCCTCATCTCGTGCAGTGGTAACAAATGGGTCCTTCAGCTTCTTACCATGCAACTTTGTCTCCATGAATTTGACCTCCTTAGCCATCTTTGATTCACCTGTCTCATTATGATCGCATTCACCGAAATTTTAAAAAAAAGGTCATACTTACAAATCAATAATTTGTCGTGTTTTTCTTAATTGAGAAATATAAATCACTTCAAACTCATCTTCTCTCTACAGTTATTTATGGAGACAATTTCTCAAACATCAAACCCCACTTAGAATCAATTCAGCCTTGCACCTTCTCCATTTCTTAATTAAATCCAGACTAGATCCATAACAAGGAACCCCatttcttaattaattaaatcCATTAACGATCCCTACCTAAATTGAATCCATTCTAGCAATCTTACGGACTTTGATTCCACCACCCAAATTCATTTCTCAATCGCTAATTCAAGAGCTAGAGCAGCTCCCTTGTCGACATATAATCGTCCCATAAATCTGTTGATGTTGTTCCATCCAACCCTAGAATTGAAAATTACTGTTTTGAATCAAACTTGTCCCCaagaaaatcaatcaatcaatcatttaCTACTACTTTTGCTCCAATGAAGAGTTTTCTTTGTGTTGGTTTGGAATCGTTTCttctctgtttcttcttctttgtatcaCCATCGTATCCATTGAAAGGGGGTGTGCACAAGGAGAGAGTAGCAgtaaaagaacaaaaagaaatagATTGAATTGAGAGGGTACGCTAGGCAGTtacaattattaaaaaaaataaacttgGGTCAAATAACCATTTAACAGTATTTTTAGGTTTTGGGATAATAGAACAATGCTCGTATTTTACTTATCTTGTAAATCCAAGAATTCAAATTCAAGGGCTAATTAATCAAAAAACTGTTTCTCCTACACAAAAGAGGCAGTTGATATTTACAGTTGAATACTGGTGAACTACAACACCAAAGTTGAACTCCTTGGGGGAACTTTGTACAGTAAATTCTTGTTTCGCCCTCAATTTGAAAAAACATAATTTACAGTTGCATTATTTGAAAAAACATAATTTACAGTTGCATTTTTTTCTAGCGACTTCAATTTTGAACAATAAAGATCATTGCTGCACCTTTCCTGCCAATTATATGAGTCAGGGAGTCCAGTGGAGACTTGCGAATCAACACATTTGATGAGCCACTGGAACACCAATAATAGTGGCTATTTTCCAATGGCTAGTTTTCCATCTTATAAATAACATATTCCTTCAACCGCTCAATTCAAGCcaaaattcaattttcttttaaattttctccACTAATTTTTAGGCTAATTCAATTGAAATGTTTGAAATTGCGTCTCAGGTTTCTTCTGAAGCTGAGGAAAGACTATTCAACAACGCATTGAATGGAAATTAGTCTACTGAAGATAATTAACCAGGaaataaccgaaaatattctcaaaatatgcattaaagtacTTAAATTCGGTTTtactatttccaattaatgttaaccgacatttccgaaaactctcatagaaaaacttctattattagtctgaCACATTAACTaaaaatattttccagaggatatgctttaattgctggtaattaaaacatatatgacgaaaatcataattaaatgcttttcaatattttggACCAGGAATCACcttgagtattaaggaatatctttgaataataaatgataagagaGTTATGCAcatcaaatatgtcgacatctggaaGTTCTCAACTTGACAAACCCAAAACCCCAATTCACacacaccatgaagaaatatgtaaaccatggttattggttttgtacatggaaccgatttaaaccatcactccaaaatacgttgtgaccggttataacatgattcccaatacAGGCCGTAATCAGTTACACCTTGCTCACAAAGTATCTTGCGAccgattacaccttgcttcccgagttagcttgtgatcggttacaccttgcttcccaaaggtagcttgtgatcgattacaactaacttccctattcatcttgtgaccggttataccttggttcccaaagtaactaATGACTGGTTACAACTtacattccaatatagcttgtcatcggttataccttgattttCAGTGTAGCTCATGACAGGTACACAACTAGCTATGTTATATAAGTTATGACCGTTTATACCACAAGTCTCaacaaagttaagataggttctaccaaagtcatcttccactggtcatccaaaagatattcaaagatTAGCAAGACCAattatgatttccctttcgattatgaaaacaagttcatacatatacttccttaaactcatgtaaagatacatagttttataggatgaaatcacacctatataatgcacagatagccaaataaataaatacaatagattatgtggaggttgtatttacgaagttccaaaagataagcatttatacttcgtaatatgttttccttgacactttgatcatactattatgaccaagtctcaccactagaatattatatacaatatatatacagcttctcatgttatgttttcaatatagctcgacttgaaagatatgttacgaatggaaacaagatcaagtcaatattattaacctcaagtggaaggatgatgtcgtcgttgtagtcgttacttcttctcatttttcaggtcttcagagtaatacttgtatgtctcaacattcctagactttctaatccaacctaaatgaagtttactctagtatttaatcaagcgactctagatgagttttgatactaaaatatgataaccaaacttgacataccaacgcttggaggatttaaccgatctatgctctaacagtttcaggGACGTACCCAATTGTCACTTACATGTATCCCCAATTTTACCAGGCAGACTTAATTGTAAGGCATTATCCCAGGCTACTTTTTATGTCGCTCGTTTAGGTTATGCAATATCACTCGAGGCCCTTGCAATTTGGGTTTATTCGATAACACTTAATATTCTTGCTTTTGGATACTCGATATCACTCGATACCCGAATTCATATTGTATCCATATGCATCCCGTTATCCACATATCTTGTATATTTTGCTCCAATTCTATCTATTATTCCTTTATTATTCATAAAATATTAACGCCCTTATATGTTGCATCGTATGATGCCTTAATCCCCTACACTCTTTAATCATTATGCATAGTTTCTCTTACTccatttagagcatctccaacagtgggtgctaaaaatcctatgtggaatttttatttagatccttatttATGGGGTTATATGTATGTAGAAAAAATAATAATGCTTTGCTCATGAACTATCTTCAATGGTATGTGGTCTTAtttctaaagtttttttttttggtaatgatAATATTGATTCCCTTTTTTCTATTGGtaagaaaaatttatttaaaaataaaaatttaaaatatacTTAAAAGGATGACATGGAGGTCATTTCCAAAGTCTCAATAAGACTTTCTTCAAGACCTTCGTATTCATTCTGACACCCTTCCTACTTAATAGGATCCACTATTGGAGATGAATTTAATGTAAatgagggtctaaaatcctatgtgtcctTTTTTTCTCATGCATATGTGATTCAACGCATTAGAACACAACATTACGGGTCACTATTTTATCTCTATCCGATCCCAAGCCAATGCTGCGAAAATGTAACCTTCACATGGGGTCATTTTAGCCTCGGATAGGGATGCCCCTGAGAAAATTTCCCTTGGTTTCATCATCGGGCTTTTCCATAGGGTTTCGAAGGGAGACCCCAATTTTTTCACAGGATTCTGAGAGATCCAACGAATGAGTATCAACCTTGTTACGTGACTTTGATAAGTTATTTTAAAATAACGGGTGTTATAATAgtgaaatagaaaataaaaaagaattatgATATGAAATTCCTATCTAACGGTTATAACATGCGTGAAAACAATTATAACAGATCTAATAACGTTTTTAAATCGTatttaataaattatttttattcttttattttttaagattttaattttaatgttacAAAATTTGACATGGAAGGCAGAGTTAGCGTgcccccttgcgacataatcaaCCCCCTTattcgcttcggctcccttggttgGTTCCTcacgaggctcgctggtaggctagcacgacaacttGTTCAATTTaagtagtagtacgttgttggagctcaACTTGTTGAGCTTCCAACTGGTTTCTTGTAATAgtctttatctaataataaaatattataattttttaatctttaatttttaaaataacaaattgtatttatattattttttctaaaaaaacgGTTGTAACGGCGTAAAAACGGGAAAGATGGTCTAAAAATTTGTGTTAAGATGttatttagaaggaaaaaaaatgtaaatttcaATTTCAGAAAAACATTCATTTCATGCTTAAAAACGGCTATAACAGGTCTAAATAACGTCGTTATTTCCAAAACGGCCATAACAGGTCTAAATAACGTCGTTAtttccaaagaaacccatgcaaatggatatcatatgGAACCTCACAGTgttgagaatgtaattgattgcatcttttatagtctgtaatatatttggaaggaaatatattttagagaaactaatgcgtcaatctagtgaaatgtaaatcactatagtatttggattattgaatccatattgactccgacgatgaaatgttgggagttgactcatacaggctttgggtgtaaccataaagcaactttgtttgtgacatgatgatcgttttgaaaggactcactTTAATTGAGTGAACAAAAAcgagaaaaagattgacagaatgcgaagtaacgacatatctcccaataagtgttttctaaagtactagatgcacaaccccctcctccctcccattatgcttttaagtaagagagcatatcactcattttaaaAAGTCTTCATTAAAACAGGAtcaagaccatcctaagatgcaaatggtaaacaatccatattacaaagataacaaggtgaaatttagaaaaatattcatgcaaaatgcggaccattaaagtgactgatggatctggtgaatgttttgacattttggactagttatagttcccaagaaatttccgtttgaaaactcctagcacatattacacaatgcaaagtgcaaaggctcaccacccttgttaatgctagagaatttacatcaaaaggtcttgatgaatattgcatgtttaataagatcaatatagagcatcttatacccaatggtttcgcagaggctaccatcaaaggttacagatggtgcctaaggaataggttatgcgtactaacctaccttttattgctttggggatatgcaatattacgcgcatctttacttaattcgtttttagaccccaatattagtcaatcttttttttttttgcgtaccagttggtaactggatttaagcctgacattcgtgttcttacgtatTTTTGGTTTCACTATACATGTGCCATAACGATTCCACGTTGTACTATGAtaaagtagttatgttggatatgagttcccaacaattatccgcattttaaa comes from Papaver somniferum cultivar HN1 chromosome 7, ASM357369v1, whole genome shotgun sequence and encodes:
- the LOC113298199 gene encoding F-box protein SKIP14-like isoform X1; protein product: MTLNFSRRPLEENSGIRIGSYAMDGGFSEKNVGVDGYVRAHHCHHDAWDFLGNSFDSGKDIRGGGDWVNSLDRADILDILPADPFGMSATFTAAITGWIEDFETFETDSLSFIWNSAMKIHSDNEGGMMNERLNNSSCRFGERTGEEFLSLDNGDSGFDSNHREASGEIASAMDIDGGCPEGLLFALSYLNSQDLLSVERVCKLLRSTVQGDALLWRDIHIDQPLSERITDDGLLQLASRAQGSLRTLSLVKCSRITDDGLKRVLESNPTLIKLNVPGCTKLTVEGIVESLKTFKSTSTPGIKQLRVGGRYDVTQIHFEELMSLIGADGCKEKSNVLKPRFYGQYSLPCDDDCAMDIEACPKCQMFRMVYDCPAESCQGKKMESQLCRACKFCILRCYQCGRCINGIEYEETFCLEPLCSGCWKQVMNCQETRYCLRLYG
- the LOC113298199 gene encoding F-box protein SKIP14-like isoform X2; the protein is MDPFGMSATFTAAITGWIEDFETFETDSLSFIWNSAMKIHSDNEGGMMNERLNNSSCRFGERTGEEFLSLDNGDSGFDSNHREASGEIASAMDIDGGCPEGLLFALSYLNSQDLLSVERVCKLLRSTVQGDALLWRDIHIDQPLSERITDDGLLQLASRAQGSLRTLSLVKCSRITDDGLKRVLESNPTLIKLNVPGCTKLTVEGIVESLKTFKSTSTPGIKQLRVGGRYDVTQIHFEELMSLIGADGCKEKSNVLKPRFYGQYSLPCDDDCAMDIEACPKCQMFRMVYDCPAESCQGKKMESQLCRACKFCILRCYQCGRCINGIEYEETFCLEPLCSGCWKQVMNCQETRYCLRLYG
- the LOC113298199 gene encoding F-box protein SKIP14-like isoform X3 — encoded protein: MSATFTAAITGWIEDFETFETDSLSFIWNSAMKIHSDNEGGMMNERLNNSSCRFGERTGEEFLSLDNGDSGFDSNHREASGEIASAMDIDGGCPEGLLFALSYLNSQDLLSVERVCKLLRSTVQGDALLWRDIHIDQPLSERITDDGLLQLASRAQGSLRTLSLVKCSRITDDGLKRVLESNPTLIKLNVPGCTKLTVEGIVESLKTFKSTSTPGIKQLRVGGRYDVTQIHFEELMSLIGADGCKEKSNVLKPRFYGQYSLPCDDDCAMDIEACPKCQMFRMVYDCPAESCQGKKMESQLCRACKFCILRCYQCGRCINGIEYEETFCLEPLCSGCWKQVMNCQETRYCLRLYG